From a region of the Burkholderia lata genome:
- a CDS encoding chemotaxis protein CheW, with protein sequence MNRAAAAIDETTIDVDDCWNRIGTRGDRTCERLNDCLRCLNCSVYAYHAAKLLERPLDGAEMADTTRRMSATGAPHVHDADADTHHAALAFRVADEWLALPIGVLREIAGTRPIHSLPHRRNSAVRGVVNIRGTLRIAISIGALLGLDAGKGGSGGDDGRFTRLLVAAHQGEPVVFPVDEVEGVLRFGPSDWVPVPATVGRASAGLSRGVLSWRGKSVGLLDDDRLFDAVTRSMR encoded by the coding sequence ATGAACCGCGCCGCCGCTGCCATTGACGAGACGACGATCGACGTCGACGACTGCTGGAACCGGATCGGCACGCGTGGCGACCGCACCTGCGAGCGGCTGAACGACTGCCTGCGCTGCCTGAACTGCTCCGTGTATGCATATCACGCGGCGAAGCTGCTCGAGCGTCCGCTCGATGGCGCCGAGATGGCCGACACCACGCGCCGGATGAGCGCGACCGGTGCGCCGCACGTGCACGACGCCGATGCCGATACGCACCACGCGGCGCTGGCGTTCCGCGTGGCCGACGAATGGCTTGCGCTGCCGATCGGCGTGCTGCGCGAGATCGCCGGCACGCGGCCGATCCATTCGCTGCCGCATCGCCGCAATTCGGCCGTGCGCGGCGTGGTCAACATCCGCGGCACGCTGCGCATCGCGATCTCGATCGGCGCGCTGCTCGGCCTCGATGCGGGCAAGGGCGGCAGCGGCGGTGACGATGGCCGCTTCACGCGGCTGCTGGTGGCCGCGCACCAGGGCGAGCCGGTCGTGTTTCCGGTCGACGAAGTCGAAGGCGTGCTGCGCTTTGGCCCATCCGACTGGGTGCCCGTGCCGGCGACGGTCGGGCGCGCGAGCGCCGGCCTGTCGCGCGGCGTGCTGTCGTGGCGCGGCAAGTCGGTGGGCCTGCTCGACGACGACCGCCTGTTCGACGCAGTCACACGGAGTATGCGATGA
- a CDS encoding CheR family methyltransferase → MKESESRFRGWLLRETGIDPDSLGNDFLTRALTERVHALQADGERLPSAARPPVTQDALDAYWQQLNASADERRALIELFVVPETWFFRDREAFATLARFATERLAALPGRVIRVLSAPCSTGEEPYSAAMALLDAGLDPASFTIDAIDLSARAIEQARLGCYGRNAFRGTATEFRARHFTPTRDGWLLDERVRACVQFSQANLVEPAVDTGIRYDFVFCRNVLIYFDRDAQDRVIRSLDERLADDGMLFVGPAETGVAMRHGMRSARVPLAFAFHREPAGAAADVFAARPAAPLSAAAPYRRAERFTVAPLAATRPVLAVVPPAWLGDAGQPFAAAPPPAMHTAAFDARADLPVAMAEPASSLAPVAESAAPTLEDAQALANAGAFDEAERVLAQFSARVGPHADAFYLNGLIADARGRATEAGDFYRKALYLRPTHHEALTHLATLLDVGGDRAGAQWLLERARRSAG, encoded by the coding sequence ATGAAAGAGTCCGAATCGCGATTTCGCGGCTGGCTGCTGCGCGAGACCGGCATCGACCCCGATTCGCTCGGTAACGATTTCCTGACCCGTGCGCTGACGGAACGCGTGCACGCGCTGCAGGCGGACGGCGAGCGCCTGCCGTCGGCGGCGCGGCCGCCCGTGACGCAGGACGCGCTCGATGCCTACTGGCAGCAGCTCAATGCGTCGGCCGATGAAAGGCGGGCGCTGATCGAGCTGTTCGTCGTGCCCGAGACCTGGTTCTTCCGCGACCGCGAGGCCTTCGCGACGCTCGCGCGGTTCGCGACCGAACGGCTCGCCGCGCTGCCCGGTCGGGTGATCCGCGTGCTGAGCGCGCCGTGCTCGACCGGCGAAGAGCCGTATTCGGCGGCGATGGCGCTGCTCGACGCGGGGCTCGACCCGGCCAGCTTCACGATCGACGCGATCGACCTCAGCGCGCGAGCGATCGAGCAGGCGCGGCTCGGCTGCTACGGGCGCAATGCGTTCCGGGGCACCGCGACGGAGTTTCGCGCGCGGCACTTCACGCCGACCCGCGACGGCTGGCTGCTCGACGAGCGCGTGCGCGCGTGCGTGCAGTTCAGTCAGGCGAACCTCGTCGAACCGGCCGTGGATACCGGCATTCGCTACGATTTCGTGTTCTGCCGCAACGTGCTGATCTACTTCGATCGCGACGCGCAGGATCGCGTGATCCGCTCGCTCGACGAGCGTCTGGCCGACGACGGCATGCTGTTCGTCGGGCCGGCCGAAACGGGCGTCGCGATGCGGCACGGGATGCGCTCGGCCCGCGTGCCGCTGGCATTCGCGTTTCATCGCGAACCCGCCGGTGCGGCGGCCGACGTATTCGCGGCCCGGCCGGCGGCACCGCTGTCGGCGGCCGCGCCGTACCGGCGCGCGGAGCGCTTCACGGTCGCGCCGCTCGCGGCAACGCGCCCGGTGCTGGCGGTCGTACCGCCGGCCTGGCTCGGCGATGCGGGTCAGCCGTTCGCGGCGGCGCCGCCGCCGGCCATGCACACGGCGGCGTTCGACGCACGGGCTGACCTGCCGGTGGCGATGGCCGAACCGGCGTCGTCGCTCGCACCGGTCGCCGAAAGCGCCGCGCCGACGCTGGAAGATGCGCAGGCGCTGGCGAATGCCGGCGCGTTCGACGAGGCCGAGCGCGTGCTCGCGCAGTTCTCGGCGCGCGTCGGGCCGCATGCCGATGCGTTCTACCTGAACGGGCTGATCGCGGATGCGCGCGGACGCGCCACGGAAGCCGGCGACTTCTACCGGAAGGCGCTGTACCTGCGGCCCACGCACCACGAAGCGCTGACCCATCTCGCGACGCTGCTCGACGTCGGCGGCGATCGTGCGGGCGCGCAATGGCTGCTCGAGCGCGCACGGCGCTCGGCCGGCTGA
- a CDS encoding chemotaxis protein CheW has translation MTRADPQNGAHALFLMFELDGERYALDAAGIDEVLPLAVTKAVPGAPEWIAGLLMRGGQPVPVIDVPMLALGRRAHALRSTRLVMVRYRADEAGGERTIGLIVERATQTMRIDRAAFRSSGISTARTRWLGPVANTPDGVVQQVSVSDLIDDVARLYLFDGLPGHGGESA, from the coding sequence GTGACGCGCGCCGACCCGCAGAACGGCGCCCACGCGCTGTTCCTGATGTTCGAGCTCGATGGCGAGCGCTATGCGCTCGACGCAGCCGGCATCGACGAGGTGCTGCCGCTCGCGGTCACGAAGGCCGTGCCCGGCGCACCCGAATGGATCGCCGGGCTGCTGATGCGCGGCGGCCAGCCGGTGCCGGTGATCGACGTGCCGATGCTGGCGCTCGGGCGCCGCGCGCATGCGTTGCGCTCGACGCGGCTCGTGATGGTCCGCTACCGCGCGGACGAAGCGGGCGGCGAGCGCACGATCGGGCTGATCGTCGAGCGTGCGACGCAGACGATGCGGATCGACCGCGCGGCGTTTCGGTCGAGCGGCATCTCGACCGCGCGCACGCGCTGGCTCGGGCCGGTCGCGAATACGCCCGACGGCGTCGTGCAGCAGGTATCGGTGTCCGACCTGATCGACGACGTCGCGCGCCTGTATCTGTTCGACGGCCTGCCGGGCCACGGGGGAGAGTCAGCATGA
- a CDS encoding methyl-accepting chemotaxis protein gives MATVTPRATNESLHPTIGAARLTLGNRILLSFGVLFVLMLVTAGVSYERLRAINSEAVSIERDSLPGVYLASSLRGSVNESFTLLQQATFVDTEAETVQRDLAKISDALKDIESLSVDYQSTTFRDDDRQRFAAFRGAYDRYVPLLNEAVQKSRVSREEAVAAYAKTLPAWTEVVRNANVLVQENRKFAEQSAKLIRESVQDTEVVLAVAVAFVLLSALGLGYVLYRSVTVPMARLVEVHDVMRTGNLTHRLDLRRRDEFGTLETGFNRMADELTELVARAQQSSLQVTTSVAEIAATSREQQATANETAATTTEIGATSREIFATSRDLLRTMNEVAGVAEQSATLAGVSQSGLTRMGETMRSVMDAAGSVNAKLAILNEKALNINQVVATITKVADQTNLLSLNAAIEAEKAGEYGRGFAVVATEIRRLADQTAVATYDIEQTVKEIQSAVSAGVMGMDKFSEEVRRGMLDVQQVGGQLSQIIAEVQTLAPRFQMVNEGMQTQANGAEQITQALSQLSEAAQQTAESLRQSSQAIDDLTLVANQLRTSVSRFKVDA, from the coding sequence ATGGCCACCGTGACGCCCCGCGCGACCAATGAAAGCCTGCATCCGACGATCGGCGCTGCCCGGCTGACGCTCGGCAATCGCATCCTGCTCAGCTTCGGCGTGCTGTTCGTGCTGATGCTGGTGACAGCCGGCGTGTCCTACGAGCGCCTGCGCGCGATCAATAGCGAAGCCGTCAGCATCGAGCGCGACTCGCTGCCCGGCGTCTACCTCGCGTCGTCGCTGCGCGGTTCGGTCAACGAATCGTTCACGCTGCTGCAGCAGGCGACCTTCGTCGACACAGAGGCCGAAACCGTGCAGCGCGATCTCGCGAAGATCTCCGACGCGCTGAAGGACATCGAATCGCTGTCGGTCGACTACCAGAGCACGACGTTCCGCGACGACGACCGGCAGCGCTTCGCGGCGTTCCGCGGCGCGTACGACCGCTACGTGCCGCTGCTGAACGAAGCCGTGCAGAAGAGCCGCGTGTCGCGCGAGGAGGCCGTCGCCGCATACGCGAAAACGCTGCCCGCGTGGACCGAGGTCGTGCGCAACGCGAACGTGCTGGTGCAGGAAAACCGCAAGTTCGCCGAGCAATCCGCGAAGCTGATCCGCGAATCCGTGCAGGACACCGAAGTCGTGCTCGCGGTCGCGGTGGCGTTCGTGCTGCTGTCCGCGCTCGGTCTCGGCTACGTGCTGTACCGTTCGGTGACCGTGCCGATGGCGCGGCTCGTCGAGGTGCACGACGTGATGCGCACCGGCAACCTGACGCACCGCCTCGACCTGCGCCGCCGCGACGAATTCGGCACGCTCGAGACGGGCTTCAACCGGATGGCCGACGAGCTGACCGAGCTCGTCGCACGCGCGCAGCAGTCGTCGCTGCAGGTGACGACGTCGGTGGCCGAGATCGCGGCGACGTCGCGCGAGCAGCAGGCGACCGCGAACGAAACCGCGGCGACGACGACCGAGATCGGCGCGACGTCGCGCGAGATCTTCGCGACGTCGCGCGACCTGCTGCGCACGATGAACGAAGTGGCCGGCGTGGCCGAGCAGTCGGCGACGCTCGCGGGCGTGAGCCAGAGCGGGCTCACGCGGATGGGCGAGACGATGCGCAGCGTGATGGACGCGGCCGGTTCGGTGAACGCGAAGCTCGCGATCCTCAACGAGAAGGCGCTGAACATCAACCAGGTGGTGGCGACGATCACCAAGGTGGCCGACCAGACCAACCTGCTGTCGCTGAACGCGGCGATCGAGGCCGAGAAGGCCGGCGAGTACGGCCGCGGCTTCGCGGTCGTCGCGACCGAGATCCGCCGCCTCGCCGACCAGACGGCGGTGGCGACCTACGACATCGAGCAGACGGTGAAGGAAATCCAGTCGGCGGTGTCGGCGGGCGTGATGGGGATGGACAAGTTCTCCGAGGAAGTGCGCCGCGGCATGCTCGACGTGCAGCAGGTTGGCGGGCAGCTGTCGCAGATCATCGCCGAGGTGCAGACGCTCGCGCCGCGCTTCCAGATGGTCAATGAAGGGATGCAGACGCAGGCGAACGGCGCCGAGCAGATCACGCAGGCGCTGTCGCAGCTGTCGGAGGCCGCGCAGCAGACGGCCGAGTCGCTGCGCCAGTCGTCGCAGGCGATCGACGACCTGACGCTCGTCGCGAACCAGTTGCGCACCAGCGTGTCGCGCTTCAAGGTCGACGCGTGA